In Maridesulfovibrio sp., the following proteins share a genomic window:
- a CDS encoding prepilin-type cleavage/methylation domain-containing protein — MNMHDARRSAGGLTFIELLIVLFIVGMGWFTLVPNLDLAGNRGEDTLSKVNAFLYEARVEAVEKDLRQDIVVDFAKGKIFWNEEEISLPSRIVNGHFNESPVDEGTATFYIYPEGFSDEVRLVFGDGLTIVLDPLDVRFKEL; from the coding sequence ATGAATATGCATGATGCCCGCCGTTCTGCCGGCGGATTGACCTTCATAGAACTCCTAATTGTTCTATTCATTGTGGGCATGGGCTGGTTTACGCTCGTGCCCAATCTTGATCTTGCAGGAAACCGCGGAGAAGACACCCTGAGCAAGGTGAACGCATTTCTGTACGAGGCTAGGGTAGAGGCAGTGGAAAAGGACTTGCGTCAGGACATTGTAGTAGACTTCGCCAAAGGGAAAATTTTCTGGAACGAAGAAGAGATTTCCTTACCATCGCGGATTGTTAACGGTCATTTCAATGAATCCCCTGTTGATGAGGGGACAGCCACGTTCTACATCTACCCGGAAGGCTTCAGCGATGAAGTCCGTCTGGTTTTTGGAGACGGTCTGACCATTGTGCTTGATCCTCTGGATGTCCGGTTCAAGGAGTTGTAG
- the gspG gene encoding type II secretion system major pseudopilin GspG, whose product MQKRKIRIADLKKDQRGFSLIELMIVIVILGLLASMLVPKIMDRPNEARVTKAKMDMKALDSALKLYKLDTGRYPTTEQGLQALITKPETRPVPRNYRKGGYLDSASTPVDPWGYDYIYRSPGEEGRPYELISLGADGMEGGEDYDADIKSWE is encoded by the coding sequence ATGCAGAAAAGAAAAATTCGTATTGCCGATCTTAAAAAAGATCAGCGTGGTTTCAGCCTTATTGAGTTGATGATTGTTATCGTTATCCTCGGACTGCTGGCTTCAATGCTGGTTCCCAAAATCATGGACCGTCCTAACGAAGCAAGGGTGACCAAGGCCAAGATGGATATGAAGGCCCTTGATTCCGCTTTGAAGCTTTACAAGCTTGATACCGGACGCTACCCGACCACTGAGCAGGGACTCCAGGCGCTTATTACCAAGCCTGAAACCCGTCCTGTGCCCCGCAATTACCGTAAAGGCGGTTATCTTGATTCCGCATCCACTCCCGTTGATCCCTGGGGTTACGACTACATCTACAGAAGTCCCGGCGAAGAGGGGCGTCCCTATGAGCTTATCTCTCTCGGTGCCGACGGCATGGAAGGCGGAGAAGATTATGACGCCGATATCAAGAGCTGGGAATAA